Proteins encoded in a region of the Sphaerodactylus townsendi isolate TG3544 unplaced genomic scaffold, MPM_Stown_v2.3 scaffold_29, whole genome shotgun sequence genome:
- the EEF1D gene encoding elongation factor 1-delta isoform X1, with protein MRTRKLLYPAEKVWVDKHRYDEAERLHYEREATLAASAAGPCQELVAVNGFCHDDPAEEEPKGDLCRAGSDRKPKKRKCSARAAPLGPSALTGLLAERVWFDKPAFDRAEATYWKKLTDTLPQAVSETPLAAGASALVPWSEAEPPGAGQPRSNLAILQCSHGSLIACHHLIQDVWVNKVNFDDAEKTFVETGQLMAPPQALHLPAAPWQGSKDPAEQQTPDEGYGTALPTPSTPASSTETEVCTGVSLASPDLPAVLNQTVNGKPQMAGLQALVSEVWLDKPIYDDAERSFYANMFDGHPPGKVRLQEHGQPEPLKRTRKDKKSRSAGRRGNSAASVTVPQDVSHAPCAWYFMHKDSESLWLNKPMYDSAEAQFYAAKASKLANEQENARMSGTMLPNPPPSEARPSSTPESNAKDMATNFLMHEKIWFDKFKYDDAERRFFEQMNGPLCSPSCPQENGATTILRDIARARENIQKSLAGLKTVLQNPQEAPPARRKKQSGRATSANSTSSAGPSGDQNELVARIAGLEVENLNLRSVVTDLQLAVSRLETRLSMLEKTSTSHHPSQTPPTQGSWFPFASSKHVTPMKKVEPLPAPPRKVELLPAALRDANSR; from the exons ATGAGGACCAGAAAGCTGCTGTATCCGGCAGAAAAAGTCTGGGTGGACAAGCACAGGTACGACGAGGCGGAGAGGCTCCATTACGAGCGAGAAGCGACGCTGGCCGCCTCCGCCGCAGGGCCCTGCCAAGAGCTGGTGGCTGTGAACGGCTTCTGTCACGACGACCCTGCCGAGGAAGAGCCGAAAGGGGACCTGTGCAGAGCTGGGAGCGACAGGAAGCCCAAGAAGAGGAAGTGTTCGGCCCGAGCCGCCCCTCTGGGGCCCAGTGCCCTGACGGGGCTATTAGCCGAGCGGGTGTGGTTTGACAAGCCTGCCTTTGATCGGGCAGAAGCCACCTACTGGAAGAAGTTGACGGACACACTTCCGCAGGCGGTTTCCGAGACACCTCTGGCTGCCGGAGCGTCTGCCTTGGTGCCTTGGTCTGAAGCTGAGCCTCCAGGGGCCGGCCAGCCGAGAAGCAACCTCGCCATTTTGCAGTGCTCCCACGGCAGTCTCATCGCCTGTCACCACCTGATCCAGGACGTCTGGGTCAACAAGGTCAACTTTGATGATGCTGAGAAAACATTTGTTGAAACAGGCCAGCTGATGGCTCCGCCGCAGGCCCTTCACCTCCCTGCGGCTCCCTGGCAGGGCAGCAAGGACCCTGCCGAACAGCAAACGCCGGACGAAGGCTACGGGACCGCCCTGCCTACCCCTTCGACACCAGCCTCATCCACAGAGACTGAGGTTTGCACCGGCGTGTCGTTAGCCTCTCCTGACCTGCCTGCTGTTTTGAACCAGACTGTGAACGGCAAACCTCAGATGGCCGGCTTGCAAGCCCTCGTTTCGGAAGTCTGGCTGGACAAGCCCATCTACGATGATGCAGAGAGAAGCTTCTACGCAAACATGTTCGATGGGCACCCGCCCGGAAAGGTGAGGTTGCAGGAGCACGGGCAGCCGGAGCCCCTAAAGAGGACCCGCAAAGACAAAAAGAGCCGaagtgcagggaggagggggaattcaGCCGCCTCCGTTACCGTCCCTCAAGATGTTTCTCACGCGCCGTGTGCCTGGTACTTCATGCACAAAGACAGCGAATCTCTGTGGCTCAATAAACCCATGTATGATAGCGCTGAAGCACAGTTCTATGCGGCCAAGGCCTCGAAACTGGCCAACGAGCAAGAGAATGCAAGAATGTCCGGAACCATGCTCCCAAACCCGCCACCGTCCGAGGCCCGGCCTTCAAGCACACCAGAGTCTAACGCTAA AGACATGGCCACCAACTTCCTCATGCACGAGAAGATCTGGTTTGATAAGTTCAAGTACGACGATGCCGAGAGGAGGTTCTTTGAACAGATGAATGGTCCGCTCTGCAGCCCTTCATGCCCACAG GAGAACGGAGCCACCACGATCCTCCGCGACATTGCCAGAGCCAGGGAGAATATCCAGAAGTCACTGGCCGGA CTcaagacagttttgcaaaacccCCAGGAAGCCCCTCCTGCTCGTCGCAAGAAGCAGTCAGGCCGTGCGACT AGTGCTAACAGCACCTCCTCGGCAGGGCCGTCTGGAGACCAAAATGAGCTGGTGGCCAGAATTGCAGGACTGGAGGTGGAGAATCTGAACCTCCGTAGCG TGGTTACGGACCTCCAGCTTGCCGTCTCCAGATTGGAAACTCGCCTGAGCATGCTGGAAAAGACATCTACCTCTCATCACCCTTCCCAGACACCCCCCACACAG GGTTCATGGTTTCCTTTTGCCTCCTCGAAGCATGTCACCCCCATGAAGAAAGTGGAGCCCCTCCCTGCTCCTCCGAGGAAAGTGGAGCTGCTGCCGGCCGCTCTTCGCGACGCGAACTCGCGATAA
- the EEF1D gene encoding elongation factor 1-delta isoform X2 gives MRTRKLLYPAEKVWVDKHRYDEAERLHYEREATLAASAAGPCQELVAVNGFCHDDPAEEEPKGDLCRAGSDRKPKKRKCSARAAPLGPSALTGLLAERVWFDKPAFDRAEATYWKKLTDTLPQAVSETPLAAGASALVPWSEAEPPGAGQPRSNLAILQCSHGSLIACHHLIQDVWVNKVNFDDAEKTFVETGQLMAPPQALHLPAAPWQGSKDPAEQQTPDEGYGTALPTPSTPASSTETEVCTGVSLASPDLPAVLNQTVNGKPQMAGLQALVSEVWLDKPIYDDAERSFYANMFDGHPPGKVRLQEHGQPEPLKRTRKDKKSRSAGRRGNSAASVTVPQDVSHAPCAWYFMHKDSESLWLNKPMYDSAEAQFYAAKASKLANEQENARMSGTMLPNPPPSEARPSSTPESNAKDMATNFLMHEKIWFDKFKYDDAERRFFEQMNGPLCSPSCPQENGATTILRDIARARENIQKSLAGLKTVLQNPQEAPPARRKKQSGRATSANSTSSAGPSGDQNELVARIAGLEVENLNLRSVVTDLQLAVSRLETRLSMLEKTSTSHHPSQTPPTQHVTPMKKVEPLPAPPRKVELLPAALRDANSR, from the exons ATGAGGACCAGAAAGCTGCTGTATCCGGCAGAAAAAGTCTGGGTGGACAAGCACAGGTACGACGAGGCGGAGAGGCTCCATTACGAGCGAGAAGCGACGCTGGCCGCCTCCGCCGCAGGGCCCTGCCAAGAGCTGGTGGCTGTGAACGGCTTCTGTCACGACGACCCTGCCGAGGAAGAGCCGAAAGGGGACCTGTGCAGAGCTGGGAGCGACAGGAAGCCCAAGAAGAGGAAGTGTTCGGCCCGAGCCGCCCCTCTGGGGCCCAGTGCCCTGACGGGGCTATTAGCCGAGCGGGTGTGGTTTGACAAGCCTGCCTTTGATCGGGCAGAAGCCACCTACTGGAAGAAGTTGACGGACACACTTCCGCAGGCGGTTTCCGAGACACCTCTGGCTGCCGGAGCGTCTGCCTTGGTGCCTTGGTCTGAAGCTGAGCCTCCAGGGGCCGGCCAGCCGAGAAGCAACCTCGCCATTTTGCAGTGCTCCCACGGCAGTCTCATCGCCTGTCACCACCTGATCCAGGACGTCTGGGTCAACAAGGTCAACTTTGATGATGCTGAGAAAACATTTGTTGAAACAGGCCAGCTGATGGCTCCGCCGCAGGCCCTTCACCTCCCTGCGGCTCCCTGGCAGGGCAGCAAGGACCCTGCCGAACAGCAAACGCCGGACGAAGGCTACGGGACCGCCCTGCCTACCCCTTCGACACCAGCCTCATCCACAGAGACTGAGGTTTGCACCGGCGTGTCGTTAGCCTCTCCTGACCTGCCTGCTGTTTTGAACCAGACTGTGAACGGCAAACCTCAGATGGCCGGCTTGCAAGCCCTCGTTTCGGAAGTCTGGCTGGACAAGCCCATCTACGATGATGCAGAGAGAAGCTTCTACGCAAACATGTTCGATGGGCACCCGCCCGGAAAGGTGAGGTTGCAGGAGCACGGGCAGCCGGAGCCCCTAAAGAGGACCCGCAAAGACAAAAAGAGCCGaagtgcagggaggagggggaattcaGCCGCCTCCGTTACCGTCCCTCAAGATGTTTCTCACGCGCCGTGTGCCTGGTACTTCATGCACAAAGACAGCGAATCTCTGTGGCTCAATAAACCCATGTATGATAGCGCTGAAGCACAGTTCTATGCGGCCAAGGCCTCGAAACTGGCCAACGAGCAAGAGAATGCAAGAATGTCCGGAACCATGCTCCCAAACCCGCCACCGTCCGAGGCCCGGCCTTCAAGCACACCAGAGTCTAACGCTAA AGACATGGCCACCAACTTCCTCATGCACGAGAAGATCTGGTTTGATAAGTTCAAGTACGACGATGCCGAGAGGAGGTTCTTTGAACAGATGAATGGTCCGCTCTGCAGCCCTTCATGCCCACAG GAGAACGGAGCCACCACGATCCTCCGCGACATTGCCAGAGCCAGGGAGAATATCCAGAAGTCACTGGCCGGA CTcaagacagttttgcaaaacccCCAGGAAGCCCCTCCTGCTCGTCGCAAGAAGCAGTCAGGCCGTGCGACT AGTGCTAACAGCACCTCCTCGGCAGGGCCGTCTGGAGACCAAAATGAGCTGGTGGCCAGAATTGCAGGACTGGAGGTGGAGAATCTGAACCTCCGTAGCG TGGTTACGGACCTCCAGCTTGCCGTCTCCAGATTGGAAACTCGCCTGAGCATGCTGGAAAAGACATCTACCTCTCATCACCCTTCCCAGACACCCCCCACACAG CATGTCACCCCCATGAAGAAAGTGGAGCCCCTCCCTGCTCCTCCGAGGAAAGTGGAGCTGCTGCCGGCCGCTCTTCGCGACGCGAACTCGCGATAA